A window from Dromaius novaehollandiae isolate bDroNov1 chromosome 1, bDroNov1.hap1, whole genome shotgun sequence encodes these proteins:
- the LOC112993367 gene encoding zinc finger protein 883-like isoform X1 translates to MCSRSLAVAFFGFLSQRSRGDYLLLVPLFTPAGVRTMSDTKKGKLHQESPVKAELHLLSSRKLTGDNPQNSNQRHDCKQELESENEVDLSFGKRQGTITPCGIEVWECKDGGSAHISKVILTGDNPGPPVCENGSIWVQQVGEKTYECPECGKSFSRSSYLSQHQRIHLAEKPFSCSECGKSFTRNSDLIKHQRIHTGEKPYQCNECEKTFSQRSNVIRHQRTHTGERHYQCNECGKSFSQNSHLIVHQRSHKGEKPFNCLRCERRFSDRSSLIIHRRVHTGEKPHKCQECGKRFRDSSAIIRHQRIHTGEKPYECTECGKTFRQSSSLVTHMRTHTGEKPYKCPVCGKGFSQSSALTTHRRIHAGKVLPMFHNSLLPNPYQCAECGRRCSDHSTLVKHQSTHAEERPYICVECGDSFRRSSALNVHLRIHRGERPYKCEECGKTFRHSSALGAHLRIHAGAKPYKCSECGKSFRKSSTLKVHLKIHAAKKPHKCTVGRRALSSRSLLP, encoded by the coding sequence ATGTGCAGCAGATCTCTGGCAGTTGCCTTTTTTGGATTTCTCTCTCAGAGAAGCAGAGGGGATTATTTATTGCTAGTTCCTCTGTTCACTCCAGCAGGTGTCAGGACCATGAGTGACACAAAGAAGGGCAAGCTTCATCAGGAAAGTCCTGTGAAAGCAGAGCTGCATCTGCTCTCCTCCAGAAAGCTCACAGGAGATAACCCTCAGAACTCCAATCAAAGACATGACTGCAAGCAGGAGCTGGAGTCAGAAAATGAGGTGGACCTGTCTTTTGGAAAGAGACAAGGAACAATAACTCCCTGTGGGATAGAAGTCTGGGAGTGCAAGGATGGTGGCAGTGCCCACATCAGCAAGGTTATCCTCACTGGCGACAATCCAGGCCCACCTGTGTGTGAGAACGGCTCCATTTGGGTTcagcaggtgggagagaaaacCTATGAGTGCCCTGAATGTGGGAAGAGCTTCAGCCGGAGCTCATATCTGAGCCAGCATCAGAGGATCCATCTGGCAGAGAAACCCTTCAGCTGCTCCGAATGCGGGAAGAGTTTCACGCGAAACTCAGACCTCATCAAACACCAGCGTATCCACACCGGTGAGAAGCCCTACCAGTGCAACGAGTGTGAGAAGACCTTCAGCCAGAGGTCCAATGTGATCAGGCACCAGCGGACCCACACAGGAGAGAGACACTACCAATGCAATGAATGTGGTAAAAGCTTCAGCCAGAACTCGCATCTCATCGTCCATCAGAGAAGCCACAAGGGTGAGAAACCGTTCAATTGCCTGCGGTGTGAGAGACGCTTCAGCGACCGCTCTTCCCTGATCATCCACCGGAGAGTCCACACTGGAGAGAAGCCTCACAAGTGCCAGGAGTGTGGGAAGCGTTTCCGGGACAGCTCAGCCATCATTCGGCATCAGAGGATCCACACGGGAGAGAAACCATATGAGTGTACAGAGTGTGGGAAAACCTTCCGCCAGAGCTCCTCGCTGGTGACCCACATGAGGACACACACGGGCGAGAAGCCCTACAAATGCCCTGTGTGCGGAAAGGGCTTTAGCCAGAGCTCGGCACTTACCACTCATCGTCGGATCCATGCGGGAAAGGTCTTACCCATGTTCCACAATAGCCTGCTGCCCAACCCTTACCAGTGCGCCGAGTGTGGCCGGAGGTGCAGTGACCACTCCACTCTTGTCAAACACCAGAGCACGCATGCAGAAGAGAGGCCCTACATCTGTGTGGAGTGCGGGGACAGCTTCCGACGGAGCTCAGCCCTCAACGTGCACCTGAGGATCCACCGAGGGGAGAGACCCTACAAATGTGAGGAATGTGGAAAAACCTTCAGGCATAGCTCAGCTCTCGGCGCGCACCTGAGGATCCATGCAGGAGCCAAGCCCTACAAGTGCAGTGAGTGTGGGAAAAGCTTCCGGAAAAGCTCAACACTTAAAGTACATTTGAAAATCCATGCAGCCAAGAAACCTCATAAATGTACAGTGGGTAGGAGAGCTCTCAGTTCCCGCTCACTTTTACCATAG
- the LOC112993367 gene encoding zinc finger protein 883-like isoform X2 — MSDTKKGKLHQESPVKAELHLLSSRKLTGDNPQNSNQRHDCKQELESENEVDLSFGKRQGTITPCGIEVWECKDGGSAHISKVILTGDNPGPPVCENGSIWVQQVGEKTYECPECGKSFSRSSYLSQHQRIHLAEKPFSCSECGKSFTRNSDLIKHQRIHTGEKPYQCNECEKTFSQRSNVIRHQRTHTGERHYQCNECGKSFSQNSHLIVHQRSHKGEKPFNCLRCERRFSDRSSLIIHRRVHTGEKPHKCQECGKRFRDSSAIIRHQRIHTGEKPYECTECGKTFRQSSSLVTHMRTHTGEKPYKCPVCGKGFSQSSALTTHRRIHAGKVLPMFHNSLLPNPYQCAECGRRCSDHSTLVKHQSTHAEERPYICVECGDSFRRSSALNVHLRIHRGERPYKCEECGKTFRHSSALGAHLRIHAGAKPYKCSECGKSFRKSSTLKVHLKIHAAKKPHKCTVGRRALSSRSLLP, encoded by the coding sequence ATGAGTGACACAAAGAAGGGCAAGCTTCATCAGGAAAGTCCTGTGAAAGCAGAGCTGCATCTGCTCTCCTCCAGAAAGCTCACAGGAGATAACCCTCAGAACTCCAATCAAAGACATGACTGCAAGCAGGAGCTGGAGTCAGAAAATGAGGTGGACCTGTCTTTTGGAAAGAGACAAGGAACAATAACTCCCTGTGGGATAGAAGTCTGGGAGTGCAAGGATGGTGGCAGTGCCCACATCAGCAAGGTTATCCTCACTGGCGACAATCCAGGCCCACCTGTGTGTGAGAACGGCTCCATTTGGGTTcagcaggtgggagagaaaacCTATGAGTGCCCTGAATGTGGGAAGAGCTTCAGCCGGAGCTCATATCTGAGCCAGCATCAGAGGATCCATCTGGCAGAGAAACCCTTCAGCTGCTCCGAATGCGGGAAGAGTTTCACGCGAAACTCAGACCTCATCAAACACCAGCGTATCCACACCGGTGAGAAGCCCTACCAGTGCAACGAGTGTGAGAAGACCTTCAGCCAGAGGTCCAATGTGATCAGGCACCAGCGGACCCACACAGGAGAGAGACACTACCAATGCAATGAATGTGGTAAAAGCTTCAGCCAGAACTCGCATCTCATCGTCCATCAGAGAAGCCACAAGGGTGAGAAACCGTTCAATTGCCTGCGGTGTGAGAGACGCTTCAGCGACCGCTCTTCCCTGATCATCCACCGGAGAGTCCACACTGGAGAGAAGCCTCACAAGTGCCAGGAGTGTGGGAAGCGTTTCCGGGACAGCTCAGCCATCATTCGGCATCAGAGGATCCACACGGGAGAGAAACCATATGAGTGTACAGAGTGTGGGAAAACCTTCCGCCAGAGCTCCTCGCTGGTGACCCACATGAGGACACACACGGGCGAGAAGCCCTACAAATGCCCTGTGTGCGGAAAGGGCTTTAGCCAGAGCTCGGCACTTACCACTCATCGTCGGATCCATGCGGGAAAGGTCTTACCCATGTTCCACAATAGCCTGCTGCCCAACCCTTACCAGTGCGCCGAGTGTGGCCGGAGGTGCAGTGACCACTCCACTCTTGTCAAACACCAGAGCACGCATGCAGAAGAGAGGCCCTACATCTGTGTGGAGTGCGGGGACAGCTTCCGACGGAGCTCAGCCCTCAACGTGCACCTGAGGATCCACCGAGGGGAGAGACCCTACAAATGTGAGGAATGTGGAAAAACCTTCAGGCATAGCTCAGCTCTCGGCGCGCACCTGAGGATCCATGCAGGAGCCAAGCCCTACAAGTGCAGTGAGTGTGGGAAAAGCTTCCGGAAAAGCTCAACACTTAAAGTACATTTGAAAATCCATGCAGCCAAGAAACCTCATAAATGTACAGTGGGTAGGAGAGCTCTCAGTTCCCGCTCACTTTTACCATAG